The genomic interval CACACGTCTATGATGGATTTATTCATCTATGAACGGGAATGAAGAGCAGGTTGCACGTCAGGAAATGACTGACGAACAGGTGCTGCAGTATCTGCATCAGCATCCTGACTTTTTCATTCGTCACGCGCATCAGGCCGCCCAAATGCGGGTTCCTCACCCGGTAAGGGGAACGGTATCGCTGGTGGAATGGCAGATGTCCCGTCAGCGCGCGAAAATTCAGTATCTGGAAGAAGAAATCGCCCTGCTGATGGAACAGGCGATGCGCAATGAGGCGCTGTTTAACCAGCTGCTACAACTGCAATTGGCGTTGTCGACGGCCGATTCGTTGCAATCGCTGTTGGATCGGTTGTACCGATGGGCGCGCGATCTGGGGCTGTCGGGTGCGACGATCCGTCTGTTCAGCGATCGCTGGCGCATTGGCGCGCCTTCTGATTTTACGCATCTGGCGCTGAACAGAACGTTGTTTGAGCCGCTGCGCATTCAACGACTGGGCGACCAAAAACACTATCTCGGTACGCTGAACAGCGCAGAACTGTTGCTGCTGTTGCCCCAGGCCCGACAGGTGGGGTCGGTGGCCCTGTCGCTAATGGGAAAAAACGGCGATCTGGGGTTGCTGATGTTCAGCAGCCGTGACAGCCATCATTATCAGGACGGAATGGGTACCGATCTGCTACAGCACCTGGCGATTCTTGTGCCGACATTGCTGGAGCGTTGGATTGAACGCCTATGACCGCGCCATCCCCCCTTGTCATACCGGTCAATGCCTTTCTTCGCTATCTGCGTGTAGAGCGTCGGCTCAGCCCATTGACGTTGCGCAGCTATCAGCATCAGTTGCAGGTTATCGCATCGACTCTTGAAGAGAGCGGCATAAGCGACTGGCGCCGGCTGGACGCCGCCGGTGTGCGTTCGCTGGCGGCGCGCGGCAAGCGCGACG from Musicola paradisiaca NCPPB 2511 carries:
- a CDS encoding DUF484 domain-containing protein; translation: MNGNEEQVARQEMTDEQVLQYLHQHPDFFIRHAHQAAQMRVPHPVRGTVSLVEWQMSRQRAKIQYLEEEIALLMEQAMRNEALFNQLLQLQLALSTADSLQSLLDRLYRWARDLGLSGATIRLFSDRWRIGAPSDFTHLALNRTLFEPLRIQRLGDQKHYLGTLNSAELLLLLPQARQVGSVALSLMGKNGDLGLLMFSSRDSHHYQDGMGTDLLQHLAILVPTLLERWIERL